GGCGACTATATGCCTCCGATGCAAGATGACGATGCGTTTGTCGACTTCTGCGAATTGTCTCCTGAGTTGACCCGTCCCTTTCGAGGCCTCCGGGTATGGCTCCCCATCAAAATGCATGGCCTTGCAACGTTCCGCGCATACCTTGATGAAAAGCTGGATCTTGCCCAATGGATTGAAAGCAAAATCAACGCAATGCCGGCCCTCGAGGTGGTTGCGCCGGCTGAGCTTTCCATTCTAGGGTTTACGGTGACCGCGCGTGGTAAATCGCTGGATGAAAGGAATGCGCAATCCCGTCAAGTCCTGACCTACATCAACAAAAAAAATCGTATTCACCTGACCGCAACAACGGCGAAGGGCGTGTACATTATTCGCATAGCCATCAGTGTTTTCCGGACTCACAGAGATCGTATGGAGATGTTGGTTGAGGACCTGGAGGAAGCACTGGAGGTTCTAGGCTTTTGAAGATGTTGATTTACAAGGCGTAAAATGAAATCGAGGCACATTGTCATAAGCAAATTTCTGAGCCGGGTGCTGCGCCACAAACCCAAACTGATTGGCATCACCCTTGATGATGCCGGCTGGATTGGTGTTGATGAATTGCTGCGCGCAATGGAGGCTGCTGGCAAGCCGCTTTCGCTGGAGGACCTCAAAGCGGTAGTGCGCACCAATGACAAACAGCGGTTCGCCTTCAATGAAGACGAGACAAAAATTAGAGCCAATCAGGGCCACTCAATCAAAACGATAGACCTTGGGCTTACGCCACAGGCACCGCCAGCTATCCTTTACCACGGCACCGTTGCAAAGTATCTCGAAAGCATAAAAAGACAGGGCTTGCAAAAAAGGTCCCGGCAGCACGTCCATCTTTCTCCCGACATAGAAACAGCAACGCGGGTAGGAAGCCGGCGAGGTACACCCATCCTGCTAGAAATCGATGCAGCACACATGCATGCGGATGGCTATGCGTTTTACCTTTCAGCCAATGGCGTATGGCTCACAGACCACGTCCCGCCACAGTTTATTTCAGCATTAAATCACGACCACGCATAAGGTTTTGACATCCGCTGCAGCTTATATTCTTTCCTCATACGAGCACCATCAAGTAGCGTGGAGAATTATGAGAGATTTTTTGAAGCGGCCGCCACAAATTTGTGTTTTGGGCAGTGCCGATGCCGGCTCCAAAGGATATGAATTGGCTGCACAAGCAGGATCGTTGATTGCCGATCTTGGCTTCACGCTGGTAAGCGGCTGTGGTAGTGCGGCTACCCGTGTTGCTGCTGAACGGGCCCATGCAGCCGGCGGCACCGTTGTTAGTATTATTCCGAGCGACGACATCAATGCGCCAGACTGGCCCTGTAGTATCCTGATCCCGTGCGGCATGGGTGATGCGCGTAATCTGATGATGGCACTTGCCGGCGACGCTTGCATCGTTATTGGCGGTCGCGCCGGCACCATTTCTGAAGTATGTTTGGCCTGGCTACACAAACGCCCGCTTCTACCGCTAACAGGCTGTGGCGGGTGGTCTGACCAGCTTGAACAAAACCCGCCTGATGAACGTGCCAATTCTCCCATTCATCCATGGGGTTCAATGGATGCACTTAAGGCGCAATTTCAGGCACTGGGCTTTCCCGTAAAAGCTTGAATACCGGGTATTCTCCGTCAAAAATGCGCATCAAGGGTTGCG
The Bacteroidota bacterium DNA segment above includes these coding regions:
- a CDS encoding RNA 2'-phosphotransferase, whose product is MKSRHIVISKFLSRVLRHKPKLIGITLDDAGWIGVDELLRAMEAAGKPLSLEDLKAVVRTNDKQRFAFNEDETKIRANQGHSIKTIDLGLTPQAPPAILYHGTVAKYLESIKRQGLQKRSRQHVHLSPDIETATRVGSRRGTPILLEIDAAHMHADGYAFYLSANGVWLTDHVPPQFISALNHDHA
- a CDS encoding Rossmann fold nucleotide-binding protein — translated: MRDFLKRPPQICVLGSADAGSKGYELAAQAGSLIADLGFTLVSGCGSAATRVAAERAHAAGGTVVSIIPSDDINAPDWPCSILIPCGMGDARNLMMALAGDACIVIGGRAGTISEVCLAWLHKRPLLPLTGCGGWSDQLEQNPPDERANSPIHPWGSMDALKAQFQALGFPVKA